Sequence from the Rutidosis leptorrhynchoides isolate AG116_Rl617_1_P2 chromosome 3, CSIRO_AGI_Rlap_v1, whole genome shotgun sequence genome:
CCGGAGAAAACTAAGAACATGCATCGGACGTATTGTCTATTCAAATCCTGCATCATGTGAACGTTACTACCTGCGGATGTTATTGAACATAGTTAAGGGTCCCCGTTCTTTTGAGAAAATTCGAACTGTAGATGGTATATTGCACCCCACGTTTAAAGATGCATGCTTTGCACATGGTTTGTTGAACGATGATAAAGAATGGACAGAAGCCATCTCTGAAGCAAGGCTATGGGCAACAGGTTCGCAACTTCGGGACTTATTTGTAACCATGTTACTCTTTTGCAATGTAAGTAAACCACTCACACTATGGGAACTAAATTGGGAAGCTTTATCAGAGGACATTctctataaaaaaaaagaaaaatattcaACTTCCCATATTTGATCCTAACGGAGGCTCAGCTTAAAAATTATTGCTTAGTCAAGATACAAggcattttaaataaaaatggcAAATCTTTAGCTGACTTCCCCGAGCTTCCACAGCCGGACCAATCAATGCTAACCCAAATGGACAATCGTCTAATACGAGAGGAATTAAActacaatataaaaaaaaatgactaCCTTGCATAACACCCTTTTCAGCTCACTCAACCCAGAGCAGCTAGAAATATATCTCCAGGTCGTTAACGCTGTTCATAAACAACAAGGTGGTCTTTTTTTTATATGGTCCCGGTGGCACCGGGAAAACATTCTTATACAATGCCGTCCTCGCAAGATTAAGGTTAGAAAGGCTGATTGTGCTCGCAGTTGCATCTTCAGGTGTGTTTACCTTTGATTATATATGATTGCCAACTCATATTACCATTAACATATTACCTGCTGCACAAAAAAACATTTCGTACATGATACCCCTAAAAACACTAATAAATGTAAACAACAGGTATCACATCATTGCTTTTACCCGGAGGTCGGACATCACACAGCCGATTTGTCATCCCCTTGGAATTAATGGAAAACAGCACATGCGGAATAAAACAGCAAACACACTTGGCATCACTTATTCAAGAAGCCCGTTTAATAATTTGGGATGAGGCGCCGATGAATCAAAGGTTCGCTTTCGAGGCCCTAGACAAAACTTTGCGAGACATTTTAGGGGCGAAGGATGACAGAAACAGATCAAAGATTTTCGGAGGTATGCCTGTCTTACTAGGGGGCGACTTTAGAAAAATACTTCCAGTGATACCAAAGGGAAAAAAACAAGAAATAGTTCATGCATGCATTAACAGGTCCGATTTATGGCAACATTGTAACCTGCACACACTATCCCGCATTATGCGGGTGAACGAATACACTCCAGATGGATATCTTGATACACGAAAACAAAACTTCAATAAATGGGTACTAGATATAGGGGAAGGTAAGGTTCCTGCAATTGCTAAAGATGGGGAGGATGAGCCAACATGGATAAAAATTCCCGAAGAATTCATTATATCTTCCAAAAAACCACCGATTGAAACGATCGTTGACACAATATTTCCAGATTTCCCCGTGAGACAGGAAGATGAAGATTACTTGCGAGAGAGGGCTATTTTGACCCCAAGAAATGACGACGCGGATGAGATTAATAAACATATGTTCAAAAGATTACAAGGAGCAACAATGACATATAAAAGCTCTGATGAGATTTGCATGGGATCAACCGACAACATGGTACAAATACAAACATATCCCGTGGAATACTTAAATACATTAAACTTCCCAGGTGTTCCTCCTCACAAACTTAAGATAAAAATAGGTCAACCAGTTATGTTGTTGCGAAATCTGTGCCCAAGCGCAGGGCTGTGCAACGGAACACGTCTCATCCTAACAGATTTCCAAAAGTTTGTTCTTCAAGCCCGGATTATAACAGGCTCGCATATAGGAAACACAGTCATCATTCCGCGGATTGTTCTTACTTCGGCCCAATCAAAATGGCCCTTTGTCATGCAACGAATCCAATTCCCAGTCAAGCCCTGTTATGCAATGACAATAAACAAAAGCCAGGGACAATCTTTAAAATATGTCGGTCTTTACCTACTGAAACCAGTTTTTAGCCACGGTCAACTATACGTTGCCCTATCATGAGTAACCGACCCATCTGGTTTAAAAATAGTCATGATAAATGATAGCGACGAACGTTTAAAGGGTTACACACGAAATGTTGTGTACATGGAAACTTTCTTCAACTTGAAACATGATTCATAGAGGTATGCTTACTACTAATTTCAATTGCTTACTTATTTCATCTCTAACAAATTGATTTGATGTTATTAATCCACAATGCATATTACACACATTCTGGCACCCCCACACCAGCCTTCACAAGGTATCTTATAAGCATTTTATTTTCATATACTCATTCACTTTATTCGTTTTGCACATAATGACATTCATTGATTTGAATTCCTTCATTTCCATAGATATATTATACCAAAAAAGCATCGAATTTGTTACAAAACATGAGCTGCTACTAAAGTGGAAGGCACATCGGGCTGACTATGTCCATCATTCCCTTTCTCATCCTTTATAATACAAGTGTTATTTCCATCCAACACAGAACCCATGTGATACTATAATTTTTTATGTGTAATCATTTGTATGGTTGTAGATAAATAAATTAAACCTCATGTGTCTTTCATATATTTCTAACTTTATACTAACTCAATATCATTGTTGTTAAACCAATTACCAAAGGAATTACCCCCTTCAGCCGACTGGCGACTGCTATACGACCCACCGCACTAACCACAAACCATACAAGtgttcgtgcaacgcacgggcactgCAACTAGTATTACATATACAAGAAACTCAAAATTGATAATTCTTATAACTTCGTGTCTCTTACTTTAAATCTTTCACCGCATGTAATTTTATATATCTATAACCAAAAAGGTCATTTCATCGAAATTACTTGTAAAGCAGCTGAATGGCGacctttttttcttttttcaaaaATAAGGAATACTAATAAAAGAAGAAACCTTAATCGATAATAAAAGAATCTTAGATCGATAACCAAAACACAAACGATAAGGCTCGAGAGaagtaacaataaaaaaaaaacactagaTCAACATATGAGCTACACTAACTCAAACACTTAATGCTGACCTTAACCGAATTTTTATAGTCTagttatatttatatgttaatttcaaCGTTTTAAAAAATTATTGAATCCGTCACTAATTATACGTAAACCCACTTCAATATATTGCATCATATTATCTATAGGAACGGCTAATTTTTTTAGTATTATTTCGTATATTAAACTCagaattattaaattttataatattttgcCCTAAAATTCTTAACCGCAGAGTAACATTTTggtctataattttttttttttacatagagCGGATCTAGTGTAGAGCAACTTGGGTCGACCGTTCTCACTAtccaaattaatatataaaaatccaaCGTCATGAATATTACTATTTTATTTTATTGTCTTCATCTTTTAACGTTTTACCCGGAAACAAAAAATTCCAATCCGTCACCAAGTCCACACAACTATATAAACACACTTCAACAAATTTATTCCACAACTATACACACCATGAACAACCATCAAAAAGCCACCACCACCGCAACCACAGCGGGGACCACCGCACCAATCACAGCAAAAGTCAGCCCAACAGCTAGAAAAACACTCCTAATCATAAATTGCATCCTACTCTCAATAGGAATTTGTGGCGGCCCACTAATCATGCGCCTCTACTTCATCCACGGTGGCAACCGTGTCTGGCTATCGTCTTCCCTCCAAACCGGCGGTTGGCCATTCATCCTAATCATCCTCATAATCCTTTACTTTTACCGACGAAATACAAACGACAAAACCTCCTTCATTTACATGCGTCCACGTTTATTTTTCGCCGTCGCTTTCATCGGTGTACTCACCGGCCTCGACGACTACCTTTACGCTTACGGAGTCGCGCGTCTCCCTATCTCCACGTCATCCTTAATTATCGCGTCACAACTAGGGTTTACAGCGTTCTTCGCGTTTTTACTCGTGAAACAAAAGTTCACACCGTATTCGATAAACGCCATCGTTTTACTGACGGTTGGGGCCGGCGTTTTGGCGTTACATACGGGCGGTGATCGGCCTAATGGAGAGAGTAAAAAGGAGTATATGTTGGGGTTTGTTATGACGGTTGGAGCTGCTGTGTTGTACGGATTTGTGTTGCCGTTGGTTGAATTAACGTATAATAAAGCGAAACAGGGGATTACATATACACTTGTGTTGGAGATTCAGATGGTTATGTGTTTATTTGCGACGATTTTTTGTACAGTCGGTATGATTGTTAACAACGACTTTAAGGTTCGTATTTACGTTTACAacattttaaattttttatttattaatttattttcttCCTGTTTTACATATATAACACACAAACCACATGTACACTGCCCGGCTACGTTTCCATATGAaggatattttatttttattattcatatatagagtattataataataatttatataggtATTTTTAGTATAGgtgctgattcgtacaccaccaaaattatccatacaccactaaatatgtaacacagtgttgtactgtacaactctCTAAAgcatatttagtggtgtatggataaTTTCAAGTGGTATACGAATCAGTCCCCTTTTAGTATACATGTCaattttgttatttaattaatcAAAAAAATATATTAATGTGAAAATGGTGGGTGAAAATCATAATATTTTTTCTGGACAGCTGTCAGAATCACCCACGAGaaacttaaccacccacgcgtaatattattaataaaaatttctgAAATGTTTAACACAGTCGAAGTAACTACTCAATCATGTCCCTTTTATTATTGAAAATTTGACATTAAATATACTAATTTTATGAGTTACTTAATATATTTTGAATttaacaaaagtcaaatgaaacattTTTTTATGAAACACTAAAACTAAACACTCAAAATCACTGATAACATATGTTGTTGTATGTGGTAACAGATTAAGCTATATTTAAGAGATCATTTGCATTAGATGTGAATAAGTCAATAATGTAGGATCGTTTTCAGGTACACTTTAATATACAACATATAAGTTCATGAGTTCCACATTACTCTAaaacaattggtgatagagggaggtttTCATAAGCTTATATATGCACATTTGTTTGTTTCACTTTTCGATGTGAGACACAATGAACCGATTAGCTTcaacaatcacccccttaatcGGTTTATCCACTTTGCTCGTACACCACACGTAACATATAACGCGGCTCTTCCGGACACGCTCAACACCATCTTGACTTATCCCGGACTCTCGGCCTCTTCCCCGGTCTCGTTCACATCCATCTTGGTTTGAACCTCCATAGCCACAATGCATACAACCGCGTGTTTTCCCATTTAACAAACTTGTTCCAAGAGTCTTTTACACCACCCAAGAAATCAAACCCTGACCACGGGCTATACCTATCTCTTGTCCCCGGTTAGTCTCTTTTCACGAACAAGTTTTGACAACCTTGTAACACCTTCAACGACACCTTTGACAACTCCAACTTTCCCGATCATGTTGCTCAAGCAGCTCTTCCACCACCCAAGCAAACAAACCAACCTGGTTATACCGATTTCTTGTACTCCGGTATAGCTTCTTCTCATGAAACTCTTCCACCATTTATAGGATCGTTTTCAGATTCACcatcatgtacaacatataagctcatgagtttcacattactctaaaaccaattgatgATAGATGAAGGTTTCCATAAGCTTATATATGCACATTTGTTTGTTTCACTTTCTGATGTGAGACAGAATGAACCGATTAACTCCAACAAATAAAAGTATAAAATCAAACTTCAGGACCACACAATTATTGTGTCGTTGCACTTGATCCTGTTTGTTCTTCAAACAATTTTGATATGAATTGTTTTAGAAGCATATATACATATAGGGAAAGATATCGAGATTTTTATAATTATAGAGATCATACTGAAAATCTTTATCTGAAGATTCTTACAACAGCCTTAAACGTACCTTCTTAAAGAATAAACTCCTACTTTTGATTTTTAAGTTATACTTGAAAATTTTGTAGCGAGAAAATAGTATTCAAGTGACAATATAAATCCTAAATATTTCGTTACACACTATGAATTTCTTTTCTTATTCTTTTTACATAATTTTGAGAGCACCCACGGAACTAAACCACCCAAGCGTCCATCTTCCGTAATTACATAATCCGCCCTCATTTACTATcctggaggaaacccggaccaatccgaaGGCATTACCGGTAAAAAAATCCTCCTCCCCGCTGCCTCCGCATTAACCGAAAGGCGAcctgggtggatacttcaggtcaggaATAATATTGATTCTAATGTTGCAGCCCAACGGAGTCCCACTTCTGAGACAGACCACTACCAGTTAACCtacaagttatttttttttttactattacaAAATTAGGGGTGACACCTTGACCGATCCCCACCATGTAAAGAGGATACCAGAGTTTCTAAGATGATAACAATTTAACTTGaaactttattaatattaataattaataaataattatcATATTAACTATCAGCCAAAAAGATGAATAGTAATAGAGGCATTTTCGTCTTTTTAACCTTTTTATAAACCTCCATTTCTTTTAAATAACACCACAAACGCCCCCTAACTTTGTTGCAAATTTAAAATCGGCCCCCAAAACAGAGGGGTTAAActgtcaaatcaaaattttcataaaatatcttaaataaactccactcaaatattcaaagtgtcatatcttctcgctcgcaacgagttatttttcagacaccatcgttaaactcgaaataattatacgaacacaatgtcactaactatacgcaaaacggacactttttaaaaaatgctaaatatttagaGTACTTttcatatactttcatttttaactcgcaggctccgtaactaaacataataaaatacattaaaaatcgaaccccgacgcgaagcgagcgTTCGACAACTAGTTATTACTAAAAAGCTAGTGCCCTTTTAGAGTTTAATTCTTCCGAATAGATCTTTTAGGTTCAATGCATAAAAAAATAAAATCTTCATGTCGAGCCTACCTAGAAATTTTGGACAGATATTTTTACTCGAATTGTACGAGGTTTAACCTGATTATCCCATGATCATTACtatactacctaatagacaaaaacgaTGAATAGTACATAGGGGTATTTTCGTCctttcattttttattattatttaactaaatttcattacaCCGACAAAGTCCCCTACacttttttcaaaaattcaaatcgaccccccaaatagggggtaaagtgtcaaataactattttcataaaaaatcttaaataaactccacacaaatattcaacgggtcatatcttctcgctcgcaacgagttaaaattttccgacaccatcgttaaactcgaaattttAGGaatacaatgtcactaactatacgcaaaacgaacgctttttaaaaaacgctaaatattttaggtacttttcatacacgttgattttgcgttaaatttttaaaagtcgacaattccatagcgaaacgcggaaatgcacatatattgttaatttaaaataacatttaaatctttcacgagtTATACCTTTTAATTCGAATTGAGTTGCGCTTCAACAATATCAtcattagccacgaaataattttaaaaattaaacacaataaaatacattgaaaaccgaattcccggcgcgaagcgaggggaTCGAAAACTAGTTACcactattagacaaaaatgatgaatagtaccaGGGATATTTTCTTcattttgccttttttttttttaactaacttCCACTTTGCCAAAAAatccccccacactttgttcaaacgtTAAAACCGGCCCcgcaaacagggggtaaagtgtcaaatcaacttttttataaaaaatcttaaataaactccacccaaatattcaacgggtcatatctgctcgctcgcaacgagttaaatttttccggcatcatcgttaaactcgaaataattttacgaacacaatgtcactaactatacgcaaaacggattctttttaaaaaacgctaaatatttggagtacttttcatacacgttgattttgcgttaaatttttaaaactcgacaattccatagcgaaacgcggagatgcacatatattgttaatttaaaataacatttaaatctttcacgggttataccttttagttcgactcgagttgcgcttcaacgatatcatcgttagccatgaaataattttacaaactaaacgcaataaaatatatTGAAAACCGAACCCTCGGCGTGAAGCGAGGGTTTGAAAACTAGTTTTTACCATTTACCGAACCACGCTAAATATGCAGACAATGAGTTTTGAACCTAAAATAAAGTTTTTCTATTCTAATATAAGAGATTACGAGGTTGTGTTTGGTAAAAAGTCAAAAATACAACGAAATTGGGTAATAAAGTAGTTTCATACAGGATCTGTTATATTCATCATAATTTTTACTACATCCACTATAACTATGCATTAACATGTTACACAACAGTTGTATAGTATAATATATTAATGCAtaattttttattaatataataaaaatggtGGTGGATATATCACCACTAAGTTTTCTATCTCATCATCATAACTTGGTGTGGTTGAAAATTTTGTAGGTTTTATGTTGGTGCATAATCTCTAGTTCTACGTATCATTTGTTTACATTCGATCATGTAATAACGTTTAATATTGTGACTATTGAATTCTTATGTGTGTGCGTTAATGTTTTATATCAATAGTTAAACTGGCAACACAGTTGATCGACTGAGTCAATGATCGGTGTTGAAGTACCAACAAAAAATGAACTACATACTCTAGACTAGCTAGGGTAAGTAGGATTCGTTCCACGGAAGATTGTGGTTAAAAGCAATCAATTCTTAGAGTTGGTTTTgcaatttaaaaataattaagagACTTTAAATGAAAATTACTTAAACTTTATGAAGTTTAAGCAAAGGGCATGAATCTAGTAATTAAAAGTGATGTGTTGTGATCAATAGGTAAAAAACATTATCCCTTCCAAATCCCAATTGGTATAATTCATTCAAACAAGCATTATGTTTATCAAGATTTCGTTTAAATCGTATAGACATGAGTTCTTAGGTTCATTAAAAACATTATCATGAGTACAAGTTATGCAATTTATACAAATGTCTTTATCCCTAACTAAACTAACACTATGTGAACTGAGAACAATTGTTAAATCACAATAACGTGTCTTGTAATAATAAAAATCAATAAACTTGCATTAAACAGTTACTTAATCAATTCACAAATCATAAATCAATTCTCAATACAAATCATGAATTACATAATACTTGAATCAAATCATATATACACAATTGTTCAATGGAAGGAATAAATAAGAACTTAGCCAAACATgatcgtgatgatgaacatgaagaTTTGTTGATGAAGCATGAAGAACTTGACTTGAAATCCTTGAACTTTTGATGTTGTTGATGTTAGGGTTCTTGTTTCTGGCTCTAAAATGGATGAAAAAAGATCCCCAATTTGTTGctaagggtttcccggaatgaatAACTTGTTCCCAAAGCCAAAATCTCTCAAAATTCGAAAGTAGAAAACTGATCAGATACGtccctggcgtaatttacgccatgtctggcgtaatttacgcctccATGTGCTTTTCTGGCATAATTTTACGCCACCAAGTGTCTTTTTTCTATCTTCCAACTATcaaaggcgtaatttacgccaagGGTGGCGTAAATTATGCCAACCCATAGGAACCAAAGTTGTAGCCCTCTGAAATACGGATGTCTGGCAATTTGATTCACATCAAAAGAAGGTCGTATACTCAAGTTATGGCCAAAACTGTAACAGAGCGCATGAGACAACTTTTTCAGCATTTTCAACATCTTTTATCTTCTTTTCGCGCAATATTCTTCAATACTTGATATACATGAAAACTCATTAAAATACTTCGTTTCGAGCATTAAAATCGCATAAAACTCTTGTCAATAATAACCATTTCGAGCATAAATTAGGGATCGATCAAACCCTCACACTTAACTTCGTTTGTCCTCAAACAAATCTTCAACTTTATTACTAACTTTATTACTTGAACCATCTCTAAACTTTAACTCTTTGAATCttcaaacttgaaacttgaaatactttacactttaaatacttgaacttgaaaAGATTTTCACTCGAATTGTCTAAAAACTTGAATATCTTTGACTTGAATGTGCATTATCCTCTAGTAAACATGGAAGTACCAAATATATGCATCTCAAACCAATGGAACCAAGGGTTGAAAATAAGAGAAATATGGTCGTCTTTGTTGTTTTAAGAATACTACTTCCGCATGCACCCATTTATCCCTTATGATATAGGGTAAGCACATTTGGAAGAAAGACCGTGGTTATAGTCTCACGGGACTTGGTGTAATCTCAAAAAAATTTGGCTTTAGGAAAAACAAGACCTTGTGAAAACATTTTGGCCTTTTGAACAGGAAAACATGTCAAGCTTTTACACTTAAATAAGTTTTTCGGAATTTTAGCTTTCAAGGCTTCTGCACTCAAAGCCAGGCTTCTGCACTCAAAGCCATTCCGGTGTTGAATGACCGCACTGACAACCTACTACCGCCGTAGAAAAACCTCCCCGGTAATAGAGAAAAGCGATGGATTAGCATTTGTCAATTGTGAGTGTTTAAGTGTCATCCACAGTCGATCTGGTGATGATCAACGACACAGGAACAAGTAACAAACCCTAACAAAATCACTCCGGTGTTGAAGGAGCAAGATGGAGGTGTTACAGGACGACATTTTGTACAATTTCCTTCAATTCATGGGCTACAACTGTAAAGACTAAGCTTCACGTGGGACAATCCTGCTCCAACTTTACATTGTAATCAATCATACACTGAATAGCGCACTGGATTTAACCTACCAGAGTTATTCTCGGTTTTAGGATTCAAGACCCTCTCTTCCTATAGTACCATACATCATAAAATGATGTTAGTATGAAATGACATGGATTAAGA
This genomic interval carries:
- the LOC139902194 gene encoding uncharacterized protein encodes the protein MLLNIVKGPRSFEKIRTVDGILHPTFKDACFAHGLLNDDKEWTEAISEARLWATGITSLLLPGGRTSHSRFVIPLELMENSTCGIKQQTHLASLIQEARLIIWDEAPMNQRFAFEALDKTLRDILGAKDDRNRSKIFGGMPVLLGGDFRKILPVIPKGKKQEIVHACINRSDLWQHCNLHTLSRIMRVNEYTPDGYLDTRKQNFNKWVLDIGEGKVPAIAKDGEDEPTWIKIPEEFIISSKKPPIETIVDTIFPDFPVRQEDEDYLRERAILTPRNDDADEINKHMFKRLQGATMTYKSSDEICMGSTDNMVQIQTYPVEYLNTLNFPGVPPHKLKIKIGQPVMLLRNLCPSAGLCNGTRLILTDFQKFVLQARIITGSHIGNTVIIPRIVLTSAQSKWPFVMQRIQFPVKPCYAMTINKSQGQSLKYVGLYLLKPVFSHGQLYVALS
- the LOC139898811 gene encoding purine permease 1-like, encoding MNNHQKATTTATTAGTTAPITAKVSPTARKTLLIINCILLSIGICGGPLIMRLYFIHGGNRVWLSSSLQTGGWPFILIILIILYFYRRNTNDKTSFIYMRPRLFFAVAFIGVLTGLDDYLYAYGVARLPISTSSLIIASQLGFTAFFAFLLVKQKFTPYSINAIVLLTVGAGVLALHTGGDRPNGESKKEYMLGFVMTVGAAVLYGFVLPLVELTYNKAKQGITYTLVLEIQMVMCLFATIFCTVGMIVNNDFKIKLYLRDHLH